A section of the Choristoneura fumiferana chromosome 5, NRCan_CFum_1, whole genome shotgun sequence genome encodes:
- the LOC141427791 gene encoding multiple inositol polyphosphate phosphatase 1-like, producing MINCYLLIFTVTLLHILQNVDAAFKPEDIRNHLGTKTPYRFKYNKNDSKIKFPGCKDTKIWMVIRHGTRLPSAKDIEQMHSILKPLSFKVLLGHKYGKGQLTTEQLEGLKDWSCNLDPQNEKNLVPEGGTEMVHLAKRMQSRFPNIMKRKYNKDAYLIRYTPTERAQESARHFTIGLFDEKIAQNVSMTKSSKGDPVLRFYKYCDKWLKQVKKNPHTYIEQEKMRQSTLMKKTLESISQRLGLNETISLVEANLIYKACAFETAWSKHYIAPWCAALDKEIIKVLEYYHDLKHYWIDGYGSELTYRTACSSVKNMFENLTSKSAPNATFLFAHSGTLLKILAHMNLFKPKSPLRGDSIPKDNVWRMSDIDCFASNLAFVLFECKDGDHLLTLHQERIVKLPMCDKELCPLDLLTHSFQDTIHNCDHSSICNTSRNDEL from the exons CGTAGATGCTGCATTCAAGCCTGAAGATATTCGCAACCATTTGGGTACCAAAACTCCCTACAGATTTAAATACAATAAGAATGATTCCAAGATAAAATTTCCAG GATGTAAAGACACTAAAATATGGATGGTGATACGCCATGGAACAAGATTACCAAGCGCCAAAGATATAGAGCAAATGCACTCAATTCTAAAGCCACTTTCATTTAAAGTTTTGCTGGGGCATAAATATGGAAAAG GTCAATTAACCACAGAGCAGTTAGAAGGACTCAAGGACTGGTCTTGTAATCTGGATCCACAGAATGAAAAGAATCTTGTACCGGAAGGTGGTACTGAGATGGTGCACCTTGCCAAGAGAATGCAGAGTAGATTTCCTAATATAATGAAGCGTAAATACAATAAAGATGCATATTTG atccGTTATACACCTACAGAGAGGGCGCAAGAAAGTGCTAGACACTTCACAATTGGCCTGTTTGATGAGAAAATAGCACAAAATGTTTCTATGACAAAATCATCTAAAGGAGACCCTGTTCTCAGA TTTTACAAATATTGTGACAAGTGGCTAAAGCAAGTAAAGAAAAATCCACACACTTATATAGAGCAAGAGAAAATGCGCCAAAGCACGCTCATGAAAAAGACTCTGGAGTCAATTTCACAAAGATTGGGTCTAAACGAAACTATTAGTTTAG TTGAAGCAAATTTAATATACAAGGCCTGTGCCTTTGAAACAGCTTGGTCGAAGCATTACATTGCGCCATGGTGTGCTGCATTAGATAAAGAGATTATAAAG GTTCTCGAGTATTATCACGATTTGAAACATTATTGGATAGATGGTTATGGGAGTGAATTAACTTATCGGACAGCTTGCTCGTCCGTCAAGAACATGTTTGAGAATTTAAC ATCTAAGTCGGCGCCTAACGCAACATTCCTGTTCGCTCATTCCGGCACTCTACTGAAAATCCTCGCGCATATGAATCTGTTCAAACCAAAATCTCCTTTGAGAGGAGACTCTATTCCGAAAGACAATGTTTGGAGGATGTCAGACATTGATTGCTTCGCGTCCAATTTGGCTTTTGTATTGTTTGA aTGCAAGGACGGCGACCATCTTCTAACTTTGCATCAGGAGCGCATCGTCAAACTGCCGATGTGTGACAAGGAGCTTTGTCCACTGGATCTCCTCACACATAGTTTCCAAGACACCATACATAACTGTGACCATTCCAGTATTTGCAACACCAGCAGAAATGATGagctgtaa